The following are encoded in a window of Qipengyuania soli genomic DNA:
- a CDS encoding protein-disulfide reductase DsbD family protein, with protein sequence MLLALAFAAPVNAQGIGSDRISVELVADGQPRPGQEWTLALHFTPSSPEWHGYWSNPGDAGLGMDLKWQLPDGWKAGEPQYPLPQRLVVGDLMNHVYEGPYTVLVPITVPRQAAIGNTAPISVVASYLACTDKICVPQEARLTLDPAKLARDPRFGKWRAAIVPPLGSEAGFEFKGDRLRIGIPLPAASDLAGEPHVFIATGEIGQGQQVIYTGTQTFIREGDLLVVEVPLASIAIPDTVELEATPRPPRIEGILDLGNGTGVRFTAFPADVPLEGVKPIRGGPQPVLWQLLLAALVGGMLLNVMPCVFPILSLKALTLAKAGGDEHAARHDALAYAAGVVLACAGLGLAILALRSAGEQVGWAFQLQNPVVVVGLFLLALALTANFLGVFEVPGFAISGGKPSRGSSFATGLLAAFVATPCTGPFMALALGAALVIPPLDGLLVFVALGIGLALPFLLVGFVPAIRARLPRPGPWMEKFRRWMALPMGLTVLALGWLIWRIGGAGFLFMALLLGMVLLLWLTLAGRLQAQGRSGPVFAVLALFMGAALAFLPQPQAQERAAEGLLKPVAFSDAALAQARASGRPVFLWFTADWCVTCKVNESVAIEREDTKEAFDKAGVIAMRADWTRPDEEISRMLTQEGVAGVPLYLWYAPGKDAEQLPQVLTPDLLAEKARASR encoded by the coding sequence ATGCTGCTGGCGCTGGCCTTCGCCGCGCCCGTCAATGCCCAGGGTATCGGCAGCGACAGGATATCGGTCGAACTCGTGGCGGATGGTCAGCCCCGACCGGGGCAGGAATGGACGCTGGCGCTGCATTTCACGCCGTCATCCCCCGAATGGCACGGATACTGGTCCAACCCCGGCGATGCGGGGCTGGGCATGGATCTCAAGTGGCAATTGCCCGACGGGTGGAAGGCCGGGGAACCACAGTATCCTCTGCCGCAGCGGCTGGTGGTCGGTGACCTGATGAACCATGTCTACGAAGGGCCGTACACGGTCCTCGTTCCCATCACGGTTCCGCGGCAGGCAGCGATTGGCAACACCGCGCCGATATCGGTCGTCGCGAGCTACCTCGCCTGCACCGACAAGATCTGCGTACCCCAGGAAGCGCGGTTGACCCTTGATCCCGCCAAACTGGCGAGGGACCCGCGCTTCGGCAAATGGCGTGCCGCGATAGTCCCGCCGCTGGGATCGGAGGCAGGTTTCGAGTTCAAGGGCGATCGCCTCAGGATCGGCATCCCGCTCCCCGCAGCGAGCGATCTTGCGGGCGAACCGCACGTCTTCATCGCCACGGGCGAGATCGGGCAGGGCCAGCAGGTCATCTACACGGGGACCCAGACCTTCATCCGCGAGGGGGACCTTCTGGTCGTCGAGGTGCCGCTGGCGTCAATCGCCATTCCTGACACCGTCGAGCTCGAAGCGACACCGCGCCCGCCAAGGATCGAAGGCATCCTCGACCTCGGCAACGGTACCGGCGTCCGGTTCACAGCTTTTCCGGCCGATGTGCCGCTCGAGGGGGTCAAGCCGATCCGGGGCGGGCCGCAGCCGGTGCTGTGGCAACTGCTGCTGGCGGCACTCGTCGGCGGGATGCTGCTCAACGTCATGCCGTGTGTCTTCCCGATCCTCAGCCTGAAAGCGCTGACCCTGGCGAAAGCCGGGGGCGACGAGCATGCCGCGCGGCACGACGCGCTCGCTTATGCGGCAGGGGTTGTGCTGGCATGCGCGGGATTGGGGCTGGCGATCCTAGCACTGCGCTCTGCGGGCGAGCAGGTCGGTTGGGCGTTCCAGTTGCAAAACCCGGTCGTGGTGGTGGGCCTTTTCCTCCTGGCACTAGCACTGACCGCGAATTTCCTTGGCGTCTTCGAAGTCCCCGGCTTCGCCATTTCGGGCGGCAAGCCATCGCGCGGAAGTTCGTTTGCGACGGGCCTCCTGGCGGCATTCGTCGCGACACCGTGCACTGGCCCCTTCATGGCGCTCGCGCTGGGTGCAGCGCTGGTGATCCCGCCGCTCGACGGGCTGCTCGTCTTCGTCGCGCTCGGCATCGGGCTTGCGCTGCCGTTCCTCCTTGTCGGTTTCGTGCCCGCGATCCGCGCGCGCCTGCCCAGGCCCGGACCATGGATGGAGAAGTTCCGGCGCTGGATGGCGCTGCCGATGGGGCTGACGGTGCTGGCGCTGGGTTGGCTCATCTGGCGCATCGGCGGGGCCGGTTTTCTGTTCATGGCCCTGTTGCTGGGGATGGTCCTGCTCCTGTGGCTGACATTGGCCGGGCGCTTGCAGGCACAGGGCAGATCGGGCCCGGTCTTTGCAGTGCTGGCCCTCTTCATGGGCGCAGCCCTGGCATTCCTCCCGCAGCCGCAAGCTCAGGAACGAGCCGCCGAGGGCTTGCTCAAGCCGGTTGCCTTCAGTGATGCAGCGCTCGCGCAGGCCCGCGCGTCGGGGCGCCCTGTCTTCCTGTGGTTCACCGCCGACTGGTGCGTGACCTGCAAGGTCAACGAGAGCGTCGCGATCGAACGCGAGGACACGAAGGAAGCCTTCGATAAGGCCGGGGTCATTGCGATGCGCGCCGACTGGACGCGGCCGGACGAGGAGATTTCGCGCATGCTGACCCAGGAGGGCGTCGCTGGCGTCCCGCTCTACCTGTGGTACGCGCCCGGCAAGGATGCCGAGCAGCTGCCGCAGGTCCTTACGCCGGATCTGCTGGCAGAGAAGGCGCGGGCTTCGCGATAG
- a CDS encoding FAD-dependent monooxygenase has protein sequence MTDKRDLLILGGGLVGMTLALAAAKKGLSSHVVDRADPSELTAEGFDGRASAISTASWRLFRNIGLEDALEPHGCDIAAIAVMDQMKPGRIDFRPEPHEGTLGRMFANRQLRLALHEAAAKEPLIAWHAPVTVVDRQRGEFGVSARLADGTVLEATLMVGAEGRGSPSREEAGFKMATWDYSHRALIVGLDHSKSHENVAWEIFYPDGPFALLPMLDGPGGQHRSALVWTVDEKDAAGVLKLSDRAFLAEVRKRMGDILGDLTLNSQRSSWPLSFQHTARIVEHRLALIGDSAHGMHPIAGQGLNLGLRDVGALVEVLEEALRLGLDLGDAQVLKKYEEWRALDSLMVMGATDGLTRLFGVPGKAASAVRRFGMAGVQRSGWLKRFFMDEARGVSGRLPEMLKA, from the coding sequence ATGACAGACAAGCGTGACCTGCTGATCCTGGGCGGTGGCCTGGTGGGAATGACCCTGGCGCTCGCCGCCGCGAAGAAGGGATTGTCGAGCCACGTCGTCGACCGTGCCGACCCGTCCGAACTGACCGCGGAAGGCTTCGACGGACGCGCCTCGGCCATATCGACGGCAAGCTGGCGCCTGTTCCGCAATATCGGTCTCGAAGACGCGCTCGAACCGCACGGCTGCGATATCGCCGCCATCGCGGTCATGGACCAGATGAAACCCGGCCGCATCGATTTCCGGCCCGAGCCGCACGAAGGCACGCTCGGACGCATGTTCGCCAACCGCCAGCTGCGACTCGCATTGCACGAGGCGGCGGCCAAGGAACCGCTCATCGCCTGGCACGCGCCGGTGACCGTGGTCGATCGCCAGCGCGGCGAATTCGGGGTCTCGGCAAGGCTGGCCGACGGCACGGTGCTCGAAGCGACGCTGATGGTGGGTGCGGAAGGACGTGGCTCGCCTTCGCGTGAAGAGGCGGGCTTCAAGATGGCCACCTGGGACTACAGCCATCGCGCGCTTATCGTCGGCCTCGACCATTCCAAGTCGCACGAGAATGTCGCGTGGGAAATCTTCTATCCCGACGGTCCTTTCGCCCTACTGCCCATGCTCGACGGGCCGGGTGGCCAGCACCGCAGCGCGCTGGTGTGGACGGTGGACGAGAAGGATGCAGCGGGCGTGCTCAAGCTGTCCGACCGTGCCTTCCTTGCCGAAGTGCGCAAGCGAATGGGCGATATCCTCGGTGATCTGACGCTCAACAGCCAGAGATCGTCCTGGCCGCTCAGCTTCCAGCACACGGCGCGCATCGTCGAACACCGCCTCGCCCTGATCGGCGACAGCGCGCACGGGATGCACCCGATTGCCGGTCAGGGGTTAAACCTTGGCCTGCGCGATGTGGGCGCGCTGGTGGAGGTGCTCGAGGAGGCGCTCCGGCTCGGCCTCGACCTCGGCGATGCGCAGGTGCTCAAGAAATACGAGGAATGGCGCGCGCTCGATTCCCTGATGGTCATGGGCGCGACCGACGGCCTGACGCGCCTCTTTGGCGTCCCCGGCAAGGCGGC